One Rossellomorea aquimaris DNA window includes the following coding sequences:
- a CDS encoding DegV family protein, with amino-acid sequence MKTAIVTDSTAYIPKELRDQLNIHMIPLSVIFGGETYQEEVDITASEFYEEVSTQEKLPTTSQPPVGKFVELFEKLSQDYDAVISIHLSSGISGTYQGAVQAGEMVEGIKVYPYDSEISCMIQGFYAIEGAKLGREGKTAEEIVALLDEMKQSVQAYFMVDDLAHLQRGGRLSQAQAIIGSLLQVKPLLHFVDKVIVPFEKIRTKKKALKRVESLLEEAVASGEEFQASIIHANREEDAIEWKNELQEKYPNVEFNVSIFGPVIGTHLGEGSMGMGWARKMSR; translated from the coding sequence ATGAAAACGGCAATTGTAACGGATAGTACCGCCTACATCCCGAAAGAATTGCGTGATCAACTGAACATACATATGATTCCTCTCAGCGTCATTTTCGGAGGAGAAACCTATCAAGAAGAAGTTGATATTACGGCAAGTGAATTTTACGAAGAGGTCAGTACCCAGGAAAAGCTTCCTACGACTTCACAGCCTCCTGTCGGGAAATTCGTCGAGTTATTCGAAAAGCTTTCGCAGGACTACGATGCCGTCATTTCCATCCATTTATCCAGTGGAATCAGCGGAACGTACCAAGGCGCCGTCCAAGCGGGGGAAATGGTCGAGGGCATTAAAGTGTATCCCTATGACTCGGAAATCAGCTGCATGATCCAAGGCTTCTATGCCATTGAAGGGGCCAAGCTTGGCCGTGAAGGGAAAACAGCTGAAGAAATCGTTGCGTTATTGGATGAAATGAAACAGTCGGTACAGGCATACTTCATGGTCGATGACCTGGCACACTTGCAGCGCGGAGGCAGGCTATCGCAAGCCCAGGCGATCATAGGAAGCCTTTTACAGGTTAAACCTTTGCTTCACTTTGTTGATAAAGTGATTGTCCCGTTTGAAAAAATCCGTACGAAGAAGAAGGCGTTGAAGCGGGTGGAGTCTTTGCTTGAAGAAGCAGTGGCTTCCGGAGAAGAGTTTCAAGCTTCCATTATCCATGCGAATCGTGAAGAAGATGCGATTGAGTGGAAGAACGAGCTTCAAGAGAAGTATCCGAATGTGGAGTTCAATGTTAGTATTTTCGGTCCTGTGATCGGTACTCATTTAGGTGAGGGATCGATGGGGATGGGATGGGCTCGGAAGATGAGTAGATAG
- the flgK gene encoding flagellar hook-associated protein FlgK encodes MRSTFMGLETAKRGMYTQQGALYTTGHNISNANTPGYTRQRVNFEQTTPYPAPSMNRPQIPGQIGTGVDAGSIQRVRDSFLDMQYRGENQKLGYWETKMEAMKKMEEVMNEPSDSGLSKTMDMFWQSLQDLAVNPSNSGARSVVVERGKAVAETFNYLSSSLTSVRGDLKNELSVSEKQINSLSRQIDNINKQIADVEPHGYLPNDLYDERDRLIDELSQHVSIQTSYQSNGGASSPIAEGAVTVTLVGKDGNLAVNLVGKGGVNELKLTYDGPQNTVDTVTIGNQTLDVKDFLSQGEGKLRALVDTYGFKNKDDEAEGSYISMLDELDSMAYEFAKAFNEQHQKGFTPEQMNDPNFDPENDTPDTPKFFQDAKNASADLVGVPKAGFAQRLQVAKEMSNLDNIATAGADNPTLGDASNVLALADIITTTKLPYGEKEASFQGHFESVIGKMAVESQESVRLASNSGVLRGAVDERRMSVSGVSLDEEMTDMIKFQHAYNASARMITLQDEMLDKIINGMGTVGR; translated from the coding sequence ATGCGATCCACTTTTATGGGCCTGGAAACGGCAAAACGAGGCATGTACACCCAGCAGGGCGCCCTTTATACAACCGGCCACAACATCTCCAACGCAAATACCCCTGGATATACCCGTCAACGAGTCAATTTTGAACAAACGACACCCTATCCTGCCCCCTCTATGAATCGTCCGCAAATCCCAGGCCAAATCGGAACCGGAGTCGACGCCGGTTCGATTCAACGCGTGCGTGATTCATTCCTGGACATGCAGTATAGAGGTGAAAACCAAAAGCTTGGCTACTGGGAAACAAAAATGGAAGCGATGAAGAAGATGGAAGAGGTCATGAATGAACCATCGGATTCAGGCTTATCTAAAACGATGGATATGTTCTGGCAGTCCCTTCAGGATTTAGCCGTTAACCCGTCCAACTCAGGTGCACGGTCAGTCGTTGTCGAAAGAGGAAAAGCCGTTGCTGAAACATTCAACTACTTATCCTCATCCTTAACAAGTGTCCGGGGCGATTTGAAAAATGAACTGTCTGTCAGTGAAAAACAAATCAATTCCCTGTCCAGGCAAATCGATAACATCAATAAACAAATAGCTGATGTTGAACCACATGGCTATCTACCGAATGATCTATACGATGAACGGGACCGATTGATCGATGAACTTTCACAGCATGTTTCCATCCAAACGAGCTACCAATCCAATGGAGGAGCGTCTTCACCTATCGCAGAAGGTGCGGTCACTGTCACTTTAGTCGGTAAGGATGGAAACTTGGCCGTCAACCTGGTCGGTAAAGGTGGAGTGAATGAACTTAAGCTTACCTATGATGGTCCTCAAAATACAGTGGATACCGTAACGATCGGAAACCAGACACTCGACGTCAAAGACTTCTTATCACAAGGCGAAGGGAAACTGAGAGCCCTTGTCGATACATACGGCTTCAAAAATAAAGACGATGAAGCAGAAGGCTCCTACATCAGCATGCTCGATGAACTGGACAGCATGGCGTATGAATTCGCCAAAGCATTCAATGAACAACATCAAAAAGGTTTCACACCTGAACAAATGAACGATCCAAACTTTGATCCTGAAAACGATACTCCGGATACACCGAAGTTTTTCCAGGATGCAAAGAATGCTTCAGCAGATCTAGTCGGTGTGCCGAAAGCAGGATTCGCTCAAAGATTACAGGTTGCCAAGGAAATGAGCAACCTTGATAACATCGCGACAGCGGGTGCAGATAATCCCACACTTGGTGACGCATCCAATGTTCTGGCGCTTGCCGACATCATCACAACGACTAAACTGCCTTACGGTGAAAAAGAAGCCTCATTCCAAGGGCACTTTGAATCCGTGATCGGAAAAATGGCCGTAGAATCACAAGAATCCGTCCGACTCGCAAGCAACTCAGGGGTATTAAGAGGAGCAGTGGACGAACGCCGAATGTCCGTAAGCGGTGTATCCCTTGACGAAGAAATGACCGACATGATCAAATTCCAGCATGCCTACAACGCCTCTGCCAGAATGATCACACTACAGGACGAAATGCTAGATAAAATCATCAACGGTATGGGTACCGTTGGAAGATAG
- a CDS encoding TIGR03826 family flagellar region protein translates to MSEIINCPRCNTIFMKNKFRDVCDKCYREEETMYETVYQFLKKRENRAATMDRVIEVTGVDEELLYKWVKKGRIQTRQFPNMGYPCDKCGKIIGTGRICSDCSSELASDLKKFETEQEWKNKSKESGQRTYYTMRDKN, encoded by the coding sequence ATGTCAGAAATCATCAATTGTCCACGCTGCAACACGATTTTTATGAAAAATAAATTCCGTGATGTATGCGACAAATGTTATAGAGAAGAAGAAACGATGTACGAGACTGTCTATCAATTTTTAAAGAAACGGGAAAACCGGGCTGCGACAATGGATCGTGTCATTGAAGTGACAGGTGTAGACGAGGAACTTCTATATAAATGGGTAAAAAAAGGCCGTATCCAGACGAGACAGTTTCCAAATATGGGTTATCCTTGTGATAAATGCGGGAAGATTATAGGGACGGGTAGGATTTGCAGTGATTGTTCATCTGAACTTGCCAGTGATTTGAAAAAGTTCGAAACCGAGCAGGAATGGAAGAATAAATCAAAGGAATCCGGACAGAGAACGTATTACACCATGAGAGATAAGAACTAG
- a CDS encoding DEAD/DEAH box helicase yields the protein MCLRFAFADNGLIPEPLIEQETAVLQRISEVPFLPPRPLNPSFHFSPELQSFLSGRSLLLDELPFSIDNLQNHYVNGFVSYQKGVEKSCCHRCGNNSPHLFASFSCSRCHTPCTYCRNCIMMGRVAECTPLITWKGPVPTSETTPTFKWSGTLSQAQKTASEQMVLAVKERKDLLVWAVCGAGKTEVLFEGIHEALRGNKRVCIAAPRTDVILELSPRVKKVFPDTGVTTLYGGSEERNTYGQLVLSTTHQLYRFQDAFDVMIIDEVDAFPYSYDSSLQWAVEKARRPQSSMIYLTATPDKKTQKQCAKGNRSFIQIPARFHRHQIPLPRFVWCGLWKKSLKKNRIPHPLKKWTLSKLQQSKQALIFFPTIELMEKALPLFQEMNPLIECVHAEDPDRKEKVLKMRNKEIPILLTTTILERGVTIPNIDVAVLGAEEKIFTESALVQIAGRVGRSAEYPKGDIIYFHYGRTGEMIKALLHINQMNIEAGKRGLLHDK from the coding sequence ATGTGTTTGCGCTTTGCTTTTGCAGATAATGGTTTAATACCGGAACCCCTTATAGAACAGGAAACCGCCGTTCTACAAAGGATTTCCGAAGTACCTTTCCTTCCACCTCGACCTCTCAACCCGTCTTTTCATTTTTCTCCAGAGCTTCAATCCTTTCTTAGTGGACGTTCATTGCTACTGGACGAGCTCCCATTTTCAATCGACAACCTTCAAAATCACTATGTGAATGGCTTTGTATCCTATCAAAAAGGTGTGGAAAAAAGCTGTTGCCACCGTTGTGGAAACAACAGTCCCCATTTATTCGCTTCATTTTCCTGCTCCAGATGCCACACCCCTTGCACCTACTGCCGTAACTGCATCATGATGGGCAGGGTAGCGGAGTGCACACCACTCATAACCTGGAAAGGACCTGTGCCAACATCAGAAACGACTCCCACTTTTAAATGGTCCGGCACTCTATCACAAGCGCAAAAGACAGCTTCTGAACAAATGGTTTTGGCCGTTAAAGAAAGGAAGGATCTGCTCGTTTGGGCAGTGTGCGGGGCTGGAAAGACCGAGGTTCTCTTTGAAGGAATCCATGAAGCTCTTAGGGGGAATAAACGGGTTTGCATTGCCGCACCTAGAACCGATGTCATCCTTGAATTATCTCCACGTGTTAAAAAGGTGTTCCCTGATACTGGGGTGACAACCCTTTATGGAGGCTCAGAAGAACGGAACACCTATGGCCAGCTTGTTCTATCGACTACCCACCAATTGTACCGATTCCAAGACGCCTTTGATGTCATGATCATTGATGAAGTCGATGCCTTTCCATACTCCTACGATTCTTCCCTGCAATGGGCAGTGGAAAAAGCACGTAGACCCCAGTCCTCGATGATCTACCTTACCGCTACCCCGGATAAAAAAACACAGAAACAGTGTGCCAAGGGGAATAGAAGCTTTATCCAGATTCCTGCCCGTTTCCACCGCCACCAGATTCCACTCCCCAGGTTTGTGTGGTGTGGCCTTTGGAAAAAGTCTTTGAAGAAAAATCGAATTCCTCATCCTTTGAAAAAATGGACATTATCAAAACTCCAACAATCCAAACAAGCCCTCATTTTCTTCCCGACTATCGAACTTATGGAAAAAGCCCTGCCGTTATTTCAAGAAATGAATCCTCTCATTGAATGCGTCCACGCCGAAGATCCAGATCGAAAAGAGAAGGTATTGAAAATGCGAAACAAAGAGATTCCGATTCTATTAACTACCACTATTTTAGAGCGGGGTGTGACGATTCCGAATATCGATGTCGCGGTCCTTGGGGCAGAAGAAAAGATTTTTACGGAAAGTGCCCTCGTACAAATCGCAGGAAGAGTAGGACGCAGTGCAGAATATCCAAAAGGAGACATTATCTATTTTCATTACGGCCGAACGGGTGAGATGATCAAAGCTCTTCTTCATATCAATCAGATGAATATAGAAGCTGGGAAAAGAGGATTGCTTCATGATAAATAA
- the flgM gene encoding flagellar biosynthesis anti-sigma factor FlgM codes for MMKINNIGNQNINPYKRNLNKMDQAGKAGKPASDKIEISPAAKEMQEVSKLGKERQARVEALKDQVQSGNYTIDPKAIAKGLKNFYNGQ; via the coding sequence ATGATGAAGATTAACAATATCGGCAATCAAAACATTAATCCTTATAAGCGCAATCTTAACAAGATGGACCAGGCCGGCAAAGCAGGTAAACCGGCATCCGACAAAATCGAAATCTCTCCTGCCGCCAAAGAGATGCAGGAGGTTTCCAAACTCGGCAAAGAGCGCCAAGCCAGAGTGGAAGCTTTAAAAGATCAGGTTCAGAGCGGGAACTACACCATTGACCCGAAAGCAATTGCTAAAGGATTGAAGAATTTCTATAACGGACAATAA
- a CDS encoding helix-turn-helix transcriptional regulator: MDYSVIGTKIREMRKVIGLTQGELADGICTQALISRIEKGDIYPSATALYQISTKLGVDVNYFFEIGMTPRLDYVREVERQLRKLRINHQYTEMMEMVRVEENNPLFKESTNAQLLSWHEGIYQFEVVKDQDTAFELLHKAYYLTADSKKALSEREMEILLTHGAFHFSNECYQESLCLYSKVQAGLATAEWLQDKSIKTKLLYNIARVHTRLGNYHESIQYCKRAIKWIIEEEHMYGFAQLHYHLGYNLELIGDYKEAFPYLEKAAAFFDIQNNIEFVQFINKKLEQLRCEIDKE, translated from the coding sequence GTGGATTATTCGGTTATTGGTACAAAAATCCGGGAAATGAGGAAGGTCATTGGGTTAACGCAAGGTGAACTAGCGGACGGAATCTGCACTCAGGCTTTAATTAGCAGGATTGAGAAAGGAGATATTTATCCAAGTGCCACTGCACTCTATCAAATTTCAACGAAACTCGGGGTAGACGTGAACTATTTTTTTGAAATCGGGATGACTCCCCGTCTTGATTATGTTAGAGAGGTAGAAAGACAACTACGAAAATTGAGGATTAACCATCAATATACTGAAATGATGGAAATGGTCAGAGTGGAAGAAAATAATCCACTATTTAAGGAAAGCACTAATGCTCAACTGCTTAGTTGGCACGAAGGAATCTACCAATTTGAAGTCGTTAAAGATCAAGATACAGCTTTCGAACTTTTACATAAGGCTTACTACCTGACGGCCGACAGCAAAAAAGCATTATCAGAAAGGGAAATGGAAATTCTTCTCACTCATGGAGCGTTCCACTTCAGCAATGAATGTTATCAAGAATCGCTCTGTCTCTATTCTAAAGTACAAGCCGGATTAGCCACAGCAGAATGGCTACAGGATAAATCTATTAAGACGAAACTCCTGTATAACATTGCAAGGGTGCACACAAGACTGGGGAATTATCATGAATCCATTCAGTATTGTAAAAGGGCCATAAAGTGGATCATCGAAGAAGAACATATGTATGGGTTCGCACAACTACATTATCACCTTGGATATAATCTGGAGCTTATAGGAGATTATAAAGAAGCATTTCCATATTTAGAGAAAGCAGCAGCTTTTTTTGACATTCAAAATAATATTGAGTTTGTCCAGTTCATAAATAAAAAACTCGAACAACTTAGATGTGAAATAGATAAAGAATGA
- the murB gene encoding UDP-N-acetylmuramate dehydrogenase produces the protein MYNKEKVFEELSKVMHSDNIKRDELLREHLYTKLGGRADFFLTPTTYEEVQNIVKLSNEVDVPFTLLGNGSNLIVKDGGIRGIVLHLKNFKDIKTTDQLIVAQSGAAIIDVSRRALAEKLSGLEFACGIPGTVGGALFMNAGAYGGEIKDVLDYCHVVDREGNLVKRTAAELELDYRHSNISEKGDIVLEATFSLKPGDYEEIKAVMDDLTDKRESKQPLEYPSCGSVFKRPPGYFAGKLIQDSDLQGTNFGGAEVSTKHAGFIVNKDNASASDYISLIEHVQKTVKEKFDVELEREVRIIGEDLE, from the coding sequence ATGTACAATAAGGAAAAAGTGTTTGAAGAATTATCAAAGGTGATGCATTCTGACAATATCAAACGTGATGAATTGTTACGAGAGCATCTGTACACGAAGTTAGGAGGAAGAGCCGATTTCTTCTTAACGCCAACCACATATGAAGAAGTTCAAAACATTGTGAAGCTGTCAAATGAAGTGGATGTTCCATTCACATTATTAGGAAACGGTTCGAATCTAATTGTGAAAGATGGCGGAATTCGTGGAATCGTTCTTCATCTGAAAAACTTTAAAGACATCAAAACGACCGATCAACTGATTGTGGCTCAAAGTGGTGCAGCGATCATCGATGTATCAAGACGCGCATTAGCTGAAAAGTTATCAGGACTCGAATTCGCCTGTGGGATTCCAGGTACCGTTGGTGGCGCTCTATTCATGAACGCCGGGGCTTATGGCGGTGAAATCAAAGATGTACTGGATTACTGCCATGTTGTCGACCGTGAAGGAAACCTGGTAAAACGTACAGCCGCAGAATTAGAGCTTGATTACCGTCACAGCAATATCTCTGAAAAAGGCGATATTGTACTAGAAGCAACTTTCAGCTTAAAGCCTGGTGACTACGAAGAAATCAAGGCAGTTATGGATGACCTCACAGACAAGCGTGAATCTAAACAGCCACTTGAATATCCATCATGTGGAAGTGTCTTTAAGAGACCCCCTGGATACTTTGCCGGTAAGCTCATACAGGACAGTGATCTTCAAGGAACGAACTTTGGTGGCGCTGAAGTCTCCACGAAGCATGCCGGTTTCATCGTGAATAAAGACAATGCATCAGCCTCGGATTATATTTCACTCATTGAACACGTTCAAAAAACGGTGAAAGAAAAATTTGATGTGGAGCTTGAACGGGAAGTTCGCATCATCGGGGAAGATCTGGAATAA
- a CDS encoding ComF family protein, producing the protein MINNCLNCHNELVETVSWRGLFYREPQFLCYACDKKLVKIEGKRCLGCSRSLDDLPPQLIKGDGCLDCHRWEVDPEWKGILHQNFSLYRYNDFLKEYLAKYKYRGDYVLAKAFSHTIKTYISKVDYDLIIPIPLSDERLYERGFNQSTALLEETEVRPSNILARSHSEKQSKKTRSERLQQKQVFQLVDSDVKGKSILLFDDIYTTGTTLRQAAKLLREAGAEEVSSLTLARG; encoded by the coding sequence ATGATAAATAACTGTTTGAACTGTCATAATGAATTGGTTGAGACCGTATCCTGGAGAGGGTTGTTTTACAGGGAACCTCAATTTCTGTGCTATGCGTGTGATAAAAAGCTGGTGAAGATAGAAGGGAAGCGTTGTTTGGGGTGCTCCCGGTCCTTGGATGATCTGCCGCCGCAATTGATTAAGGGTGATGGGTGCCTGGACTGTCATCGATGGGAAGTGGATCCTGAGTGGAAAGGGATTCTACATCAGAATTTTTCATTATATCGTTACAATGATTTTCTTAAAGAGTATCTGGCAAAGTATAAGTATCGGGGGGACTACGTGTTGGCAAAAGCCTTCTCCCATACTATTAAAACCTATATCTCTAAAGTGGATTACGACCTCATCATTCCCATCCCCCTAAGTGATGAACGCCTCTATGAGAGAGGGTTCAACCAATCTACCGCTCTACTGGAGGAAACAGAGGTCCGTCCCTCCAATATACTTGCCCGTTCGCATTCTGAGAAACAGTCTAAAAAGACACGTAGCGAGCGTCTTCAGCAGAAGCAAGTTTTTCAGTTAGTAGACTCTGACGTTAAAGGTAAGTCGATTCTGCTATTTGACGATATTTACACGACGGGAACGACCTTGAGGCAGGCGGCAAAGCTTTTGAGGGAAGCAGGGGCTGAAGAGGTATCTTCCTTAACTCTTGCCAGGGGTTAA
- a CDS encoding helix-turn-helix domain-containing protein, protein MDYSIIGKKIRELRKVVGLTQGDLAEGICTQALISRIEKGDIYPSATALYQISQKLGVDVNYFFEIGTTPRLDYVKEVERQLRNFRVKLMYEEMIGMVKAEEKNPLFFRNQTNLQLLYWHKSIYLFEIEKDRDAGLSLLKEALSLTMNKKRAMTEREIEIHMTLGVFEYGKGNLEKSLFSYEEVKSAIQSSTQLNDKSIKTRLLYNIARTLTRLGKYKESNSYCDQAIKWCLEEEHLFGLGELYYHTGYNYELEGELEKALSHINKSILIFDMYEDNRYHQYLQKKREEISRKMGIL, encoded by the coding sequence TTGGATTATTCAATTATCGGTAAAAAGATAAGGGAGTTGCGAAAGGTCGTTGGGTTAACGCAAGGTGATTTAGCTGAAGGGATCTGTACACAGGCTCTGATCAGTCGTATCGAAAAAGGGGATATCTACCCTAGCGCAACTGCTCTCTATCAAATTTCTCAGAAACTTGGGGTGGATGTGAACTACTTCTTTGAAATTGGAACAACCCCGCGATTAGATTATGTGAAAGAAGTAGAGCGTCAATTAAGAAATTTCAGAGTGAAGTTAATGTACGAAGAAATGATAGGAATGGTAAAGGCAGAAGAGAAAAACCCTCTCTTCTTTAGAAACCAAACCAATCTGCAATTACTTTACTGGCATAAAAGTATTTATCTATTTGAAATTGAAAAAGACCGGGATGCAGGGCTTTCCCTTTTGAAGGAGGCGCTTTCCCTCACTATGAATAAAAAACGGGCCATGACGGAACGAGAAATAGAAATACATATGACCTTAGGAGTTTTTGAATATGGAAAAGGAAATTTAGAGAAGTCTTTGTTCTCATATGAGGAAGTTAAATCTGCGATACAATCAAGTACACAGCTTAATGATAAATCGATTAAAACGAGGTTGCTTTATAATATAGCCAGAACTTTAACCAGATTAGGAAAATACAAAGAATCCAATTCTTACTGCGATCAGGCGATAAAATGGTGTTTGGAAGAAGAACATTTATTTGGTCTGGGTGAGCTATATTATCATACAGGCTACAACTATGAACTAGAGGGAGAGTTGGAAAAAGCCTTATCGCATATCAATAAATCCATTTTGATATTTGATATGTATGAAGATAATCGCTATCACCAGTACCTTCAAAAAAAGCGGGAAGAAATTTCTCGTAAGATGGGAATCTTATGA
- the flgL gene encoding flagellar hook-associated protein FlgL yields MRVTQSMLTANSMRNLSSSYGRMGQLQDQLATGKKITKPSDDPVVAMKGMFYRSNLTGIEQYKRNLSELYLWMENSESGIEQANQGLQRVRELTLQGKNGTLSPEDRKAVAVEIEQIKNDLVSVAETKVAGRYIFHGTDVGDSPIKDGNPADGSAPKVADNLGSSAIDAYPVEVSQGVSLKANVNPNKVFNQKLFDTVHNIQKALESGDDSALDTELENLDSVMNTLSAERSELGARYNRLEMVDDRLAQQEVTANRILSDNEDADIERVITDLKTQESVHRAALGVGARIIQPTLMDFLR; encoded by the coding sequence ATGCGTGTTACTCAAAGTATGTTGACTGCAAATTCGATGAGAAACCTTAGTTCTTCATATGGACGAATGGGTCAACTGCAAGATCAATTGGCGACAGGGAAGAAGATTACAAAACCTTCGGATGATCCGGTTGTTGCGATGAAGGGGATGTTTTATCGTTCGAACTTGACGGGGATTGAGCAGTATAAGCGGAATCTATCAGAACTTTACTTATGGATGGAAAACTCTGAATCCGGAATTGAGCAGGCGAATCAAGGTTTGCAGCGTGTTCGTGAATTGACGCTTCAGGGGAAAAATGGAACGTTAAGCCCGGAAGACCGAAAAGCCGTAGCTGTTGAAATTGAACAGATAAAAAATGACCTTGTCAGTGTTGCTGAAACGAAAGTAGCGGGAAGATATATTTTTCATGGAACGGATGTTGGGGATTCTCCGATCAAGGATGGGAATCCCGCAGATGGAAGTGCTCCTAAAGTAGCTGACAATTTAGGAAGCAGTGCTATCGATGCTTATCCTGTAGAGGTTTCACAAGGTGTTTCTTTAAAAGCCAATGTTAATCCCAATAAGGTGTTTAATCAGAAACTGTTCGACACAGTGCACAACATTCAAAAAGCATTGGAATCTGGAGATGATTCGGCTCTTGATACCGAGCTTGAGAACCTGGACAGCGTAATGAACACATTATCAGCAGAACGATCTGAATTAGGTGCTCGCTACAATCGTCTTGAAATGGTAGATGACCGATTAGCGCAGCAGGAAGTGACAGCTAATCGCATTCTTTCAGACAACGAGGATGCTGATATTGAACGCGTTATCACGGACTTGAAAACCCAGGAAAGCGTACATCGCGCAGCCCTAGGCGTCGGAGCCAGAATCATTCAGCCGACATTAATGGATTTTCTACGATAA
- a CDS encoding DMT family transporter — protein sequence MARLYIALIGLSLIWGMSFVFIKWLVDPVGVWGTVFLRCLAGALVLLPIFFIQRKKGERKPLPMWKLFVVGIGNAALPWTLIALSETQINSNTASILNATTPIWTGLAGFLFFSVILTGFQWIGIAVGFIGILVLMNFEVSGIFTSDFIGVGTMVLATMSYAFASQFTKKYLAGTSVVVISTFQLLIGAAVGFVGMMLTNPISVGDLLTGEVILGIVGLGCLGSGVATLLYFYIMTNGSPEFASTVTYLIPGTAMIWGFVLLREPVTHNLILGLLIIFAGVFLSSRKSKKLITSLPVGTR from the coding sequence TTGGCCAGATTATATATAGCGTTAATTGGCTTAAGTTTGATTTGGGGGATGTCGTTCGTTTTTATCAAGTGGCTGGTTGATCCCGTTGGAGTGTGGGGGACGGTATTTTTACGCTGTTTAGCCGGTGCGCTTGTGCTTCTTCCGATCTTTTTCATACAGAGGAAAAAAGGGGAGAGGAAACCCCTCCCTATGTGGAAGCTGTTTGTTGTCGGGATTGGAAATGCCGCGTTACCCTGGACCCTGATCGCGTTAAGTGAAACACAGATCAATAGTAATACGGCCTCCATTTTAAACGCAACGACCCCCATATGGACGGGGCTTGCGGGATTTTTATTTTTCTCTGTCATATTGACAGGATTTCAATGGATCGGTATTGCCGTTGGGTTTATAGGAATTCTTGTTCTGATGAACTTCGAGGTGAGCGGGATCTTTACTTCGGATTTTATTGGGGTGGGGACGATGGTGCTTGCGACAATGAGCTACGCATTTGCTTCACAGTTTACGAAAAAATACCTGGCGGGAACGAGTGTAGTGGTGATTTCTACGTTTCAGTTGTTGATAGGTGCAGCGGTAGGTTTTGTGGGAATGATGCTGACGAATCCAATCTCAGTTGGAGATTTGCTAACAGGAGAGGTCATCCTGGGGATAGTGGGGTTAGGTTGTTTAGGGTCAGGAGTAGCAACGCTTCTTTATTTCTATATCATGACGAATGGAAGTCCGGAATTTGCTTCGACAGTGACGTACTTGATACCTGGTACCGCCATGATTTGGGGATTCGTCCTTCTGAGGGAACCTGTCACGCATAACCTGATATTAGGATTACTCATCATTTTTGCAGGAGTATTCCTATCGTCAAGAAAATCGAAAAAACTAATCACCTCGCTCCCTGTTGGTACGAGGTAA
- a CDS encoding flagellar protein FlgN — protein sequence MSATNLTTTLEKLYKLHKSLFDLSMDKTDVIKKGDMSELDRVLKDEQKHLAAINTVEAERQRESSHYLQSRGVHLNEAPTISQCIENSSPNEQETLAHWQQKLVGIIGELKVRNELNQKLVYQSLQFVNMNLSMTQPQPDQSTYSRPNGEKKSPTGRSMFDSKA from the coding sequence ATGTCAGCAACCAATCTAACGACAACTCTTGAAAAACTATATAAGCTGCACAAAAGTTTGTTCGATCTTTCAATGGATAAAACGGATGTCATCAAAAAAGGTGATATGAGTGAACTCGATCGAGTCTTGAAGGATGAACAAAAGCACTTGGCTGCCATCAATACGGTGGAAGCTGAGCGGCAACGGGAATCTAGTCACTATCTTCAATCACGGGGAGTACATTTGAACGAGGCGCCAACAATATCTCAATGCATCGAGAATAGTTCCCCTAATGAACAAGAAACGCTTGCCCATTGGCAGCAAAAACTGGTCGGTATCATAGGAGAGTTGAAAGTCCGAAATGAGCTGAATCAAAAGCTTGTCTATCAATCTCTTCAATTCGTGAATATGAATCTATCCATGACGCAACCGCAGCCGGATCAATCAACTTATTCACGACCAAACGGTGAAAAGAAATCACCAACTGGAAGATCCATGTTTGATTCGAAAGCATAG